One segment of Anguilla anguilla isolate fAngAng1 chromosome 1, fAngAng1.pri, whole genome shotgun sequence DNA contains the following:
- the LOC118231004 gene encoding thyroid hormone receptor beta-like isoform X6, with product MMGVVLIYLNLRRGVYSFLFFFLISEQAGQCSPRWKEHELMQGYVPSYLDKDELCVVCSDKATGYHYRCITCEGCKGFFRRTIQKNLHPTYACKYEGKCAIDKVTRNQCQECRFKKCIAVGMATDLVLDDSKRLAKRRLIEENRQRRQRREELQRTAWRKPEPTPDEWELIRAVTEAHVATNAQGNHWKQKRKFLRAVEVKESKAEDIGQAPFVNAPDGNKVDLEAFSQFTKIITPAITRVVDFAKKLPMFCELPCEDQIILLKGCCMEIMSLRAAVRYDPESETLTLNGEMAVTRGQLKNGGLGVVSDAIFDLGVSLSCFNLDDSEVALLQAVILMSSDRPGLTSVERIEQCQEDFLLAFEHYINYRKHKVPYFWPKLLMKVTDLRMIGACHASRFLHMKVECPTELFPPLFLEVFED from the exons ATGATGGGGGTTGTTTTGATTTACCTTAATTTAAGAAGGGGGGtttatagttttttgtttttctttttaatttcagagCAAGCAGGACAATGTAGCCCCAGATGGAAAGAACATGAGCTCATGCAAG GGTACGTACCAAGTTATTTGGATAAGGATGagttgtgtgtagtgtgcagtgaCAAAGCCACCGGCTATCACTACCGTTGTATTACCTGTGAAGGGTGCAAG GGATTTTTCCGACGGACAATCCAGAAGAATTTACATCCGACGTACGCTTGTAAGTACGAAGGGAAGTGTGCCATCGACAAGGTGACCAGGAACCAATGCCAAGAATGCCGCttcaaaaaatgcattgcagttGGCATGGCAACAGACC TTGTGCTGGACGACAGCAAGCGTCTGGCCAAGAGGCGGCTGATTGAGGAGAACAggcagcggcggcagcggcgggagGAGCTCCAGCGGACGGCGTGGAGGAAGCCGGAGCCCACGCCCGACGAGTGGGAGCTGATCCGGGCAGTGACCGAGGCCCACGTGGCCACTAACGCTCAGGGCAACCACTGGAAGCAGAAACGCAAGTTCCTG AGAGCAGTGGAGGTGAAGGAGTCCAAG GCAGAGGACATCGGTCAAGCTCCATTCGTCAATGCGCCAGATGGAAACAAAGTGGACTTAGAAGCCTTCAGTCAGTTTACAAAAATTATCACCCCAGCCATCACCAGGGTGGTGGACTTTGCCAAAAAGCTGCCCATGTTCTGTGAG TTACCATGCGAGGACCAGATTATTCTTCTGAAAGGCTGCTGTATGGAGATCATGTCACTGCGGGCGGCGGTGCGCTACGACCCAGAGAGCGAGACGCTCACACTGAACGGGGAAATGGCTGTGACTCGGGGTCAGCTGAAGAACGGGGGGCTGGGCGTTGTGTCAGACGCCATCTTTGATCTGGGCGTGTCCCTGTCCTGCTTCAACCTGGATGATTCTGAGGTGGCTCTACTGCAGGCTGTCATCCTCATGTCCTCAG ACCGTCCGGGCCTGACGAGCGTGGAACGGATCGAACAGTGCCAGGAGGACTTCCTCCTGGCCTTCGAGCACTACATCAACTATCGCAAACACAAGGTGCCATACTTCTGGCCCAAGCTGCTGATGAAGGTGACGGACCTGCGCATGATTGGGGCGTGCCACGCCAGCCGCTTCCTGCACATGAAGGTGGAGTGTCCCACCGAACTCTTCCCCCCGCTCTTCCTGGAAGTGTTTGAAGACTAA
- the LOC118231004 gene encoding thyroid hormone receptor beta-like isoform X1: MTVSITTSLLVDRYSVVTRGCDHDSEALILRSMSEQAGQCSPRWKEHELMQGYVPSYLDKDELCVVCSDKATGYHYRCITCEGCKGFFRRTIQKNLHPTYACKYEGKCAIDKVTRNQCQECRFKKCIAVGMATDLVLDDSKRLAKRRLIEENRQRRQRREELQRTAWRKPEPTPDEWELIRAVTEAHVATNAQGNHWKQKRKFLSGQKVREAGDSVFLSTAALTHWNIFLPPQNRAVEVKESKAEDIGQAPFVNAPDGNKVDLEAFSQFTKIITPAITRVVDFAKKLPMFCELPCEDQIILLKGCCMEIMSLRAAVRYDPESETLTLNGEMAVTRGQLKNGGLGVVSDAIFDLGVSLSCFNLDDSEVALLQAVILMSSDRPGLTSVERIEQCQEDFLLAFEHYINYRKHKVPYFWPKLLMKVTDLRMIGACHASRFLHMKVECPTELFPPLFLEVFED, from the exons atgacAGTTTCCATAACAACGAGCCTACTTGTTGACAG gtaTTCTGTTGTCACCAGGGGATGTGATCATGACTCCGAGGCCCTAATTCTCAGAAGTATGTCAG agCAAGCAGGACAATGTAGCCCCAGATGGAAAGAACATGAGCTCATGCAAG GGTACGTACCAAGTTATTTGGATAAGGATGagttgtgtgtagtgtgcagtgaCAAAGCCACCGGCTATCACTACCGTTGTATTACCTGTGAAGGGTGCAAG GGATTTTTCCGACGGACAATCCAGAAGAATTTACATCCGACGTACGCTTGTAAGTACGAAGGGAAGTGTGCCATCGACAAGGTGACCAGGAACCAATGCCAAGAATGCCGCttcaaaaaatgcattgcagttGGCATGGCAACAGACC TTGTGCTGGACGACAGCAAGCGTCTGGCCAAGAGGCGGCTGATTGAGGAGAACAggcagcggcggcagcggcgggagGAGCTCCAGCGGACGGCGTGGAGGAAGCCGGAGCCCACGCCCGACGAGTGGGAGCTGATCCGGGCAGTGACCGAGGCCCACGTGGCCACTAACGCTCAGGGCAACCACTGGAAGCAGAAACGCAAGTTCCTG AGTGGGCAGAAAGTAAGAGAAGCTGGAGACTCTGTTTTCCTCAGcactgcagctttaactcacTGGAACATCTTCCTTCCTCCTCAAAAT AGAGCAGTGGAGGTGAAGGAGTCCAAG GCAGAGGACATCGGTCAAGCTCCATTCGTCAATGCGCCAGATGGAAACAAAGTGGACTTAGAAGCCTTCAGTCAGTTTACAAAAATTATCACCCCAGCCATCACCAGGGTGGTGGACTTTGCCAAAAAGCTGCCCATGTTCTGTGAG TTACCATGCGAGGACCAGATTATTCTTCTGAAAGGCTGCTGTATGGAGATCATGTCACTGCGGGCGGCGGTGCGCTACGACCCAGAGAGCGAGACGCTCACACTGAACGGGGAAATGGCTGTGACTCGGGGTCAGCTGAAGAACGGGGGGCTGGGCGTTGTGTCAGACGCCATCTTTGATCTGGGCGTGTCCCTGTCCTGCTTCAACCTGGATGATTCTGAGGTGGCTCTACTGCAGGCTGTCATCCTCATGTCCTCAG ACCGTCCGGGCCTGACGAGCGTGGAACGGATCGAACAGTGCCAGGAGGACTTCCTCCTGGCCTTCGAGCACTACATCAACTATCGCAAACACAAGGTGCCATACTTCTGGCCCAAGCTGCTGATGAAGGTGACGGACCTGCGCATGATTGGGGCGTGCCACGCCAGCCGCTTCCTGCACATGAAGGTGGAGTGTCCCACCGAACTCTTCCCCCCGCTCTTCCTGGAAGTGTTTGAAGACTAA
- the LOC118231004 gene encoding thyroid hormone receptor beta-like isoform X3, with protein sequence MTVSITTSLLVDRYSVVTRGCDHDSEALILRSMSEQAGQCSPRWKEHELMQGYVPSYLDKDELCVVCSDKATGYHYRCITCEGCKGFFRRTIQKNLHPTYACKYEGKCAIDKVTRNQCQECRFKKCIAVGMATDLVLDDSKRLAKRRLIEENRQRRQRREELQRTAWRKPEPTPDEWELIRAVTEAHVATNAQGNHWKQKRKFLSGQKRAVEVKESKAEDIGQAPFVNAPDGNKVDLEAFSQFTKIITPAITRVVDFAKKLPMFCELPCEDQIILLKGCCMEIMSLRAAVRYDPESETLTLNGEMAVTRGQLKNGGLGVVSDAIFDLGVSLSCFNLDDSEVALLQAVILMSSDRPGLTSVERIEQCQEDFLLAFEHYINYRKHKVPYFWPKLLMKVTDLRMIGACHASRFLHMKVECPTELFPPLFLEVFED encoded by the exons atgacAGTTTCCATAACAACGAGCCTACTTGTTGACAG gtaTTCTGTTGTCACCAGGGGATGTGATCATGACTCCGAGGCCCTAATTCTCAGAAGTATGTCAG agCAAGCAGGACAATGTAGCCCCAGATGGAAAGAACATGAGCTCATGCAAG GGTACGTACCAAGTTATTTGGATAAGGATGagttgtgtgtagtgtgcagtgaCAAAGCCACCGGCTATCACTACCGTTGTATTACCTGTGAAGGGTGCAAG GGATTTTTCCGACGGACAATCCAGAAGAATTTACATCCGACGTACGCTTGTAAGTACGAAGGGAAGTGTGCCATCGACAAGGTGACCAGGAACCAATGCCAAGAATGCCGCttcaaaaaatgcattgcagttGGCATGGCAACAGACC TTGTGCTGGACGACAGCAAGCGTCTGGCCAAGAGGCGGCTGATTGAGGAGAACAggcagcggcggcagcggcgggagGAGCTCCAGCGGACGGCGTGGAGGAAGCCGGAGCCCACGCCCGACGAGTGGGAGCTGATCCGGGCAGTGACCGAGGCCCACGTGGCCACTAACGCTCAGGGCAACCACTGGAAGCAGAAACGCAAGTTCCTG AGTGGGCAGAAA AGAGCAGTGGAGGTGAAGGAGTCCAAG GCAGAGGACATCGGTCAAGCTCCATTCGTCAATGCGCCAGATGGAAACAAAGTGGACTTAGAAGCCTTCAGTCAGTTTACAAAAATTATCACCCCAGCCATCACCAGGGTGGTGGACTTTGCCAAAAAGCTGCCCATGTTCTGTGAG TTACCATGCGAGGACCAGATTATTCTTCTGAAAGGCTGCTGTATGGAGATCATGTCACTGCGGGCGGCGGTGCGCTACGACCCAGAGAGCGAGACGCTCACACTGAACGGGGAAATGGCTGTGACTCGGGGTCAGCTGAAGAACGGGGGGCTGGGCGTTGTGTCAGACGCCATCTTTGATCTGGGCGTGTCCCTGTCCTGCTTCAACCTGGATGATTCTGAGGTGGCTCTACTGCAGGCTGTCATCCTCATGTCCTCAG ACCGTCCGGGCCTGACGAGCGTGGAACGGATCGAACAGTGCCAGGAGGACTTCCTCCTGGCCTTCGAGCACTACATCAACTATCGCAAACACAAGGTGCCATACTTCTGGCCCAAGCTGCTGATGAAGGTGACGGACCTGCGCATGATTGGGGCGTGCCACGCCAGCCGCTTCCTGCACATGAAGGTGGAGTGTCCCACCGAACTCTTCCCCCCGCTCTTCCTGGAAGTGTTTGAAGACTAA
- the LOC118231004 gene encoding thyroid hormone receptor beta-like isoform X4 produces MTVSITTSLLVDRYSVVTRGCDHDSEALILRSMSEQAGQCSPRWKEHELMQGYVPSYLDKDELCVVCSDKATGYHYRCITCEGCKGFFRRTIQKNLHPTYACKYEGKCAIDKVTRNQCQECRFKKCIAVGMATDLVLDDSKRLAKRRLIEENRQRRQRREELQRTAWRKPEPTPDEWELIRAVTEAHVATNAQGNHWKQKRKFLRAVEVKESKAEDIGQAPFVNAPDGNKVDLEAFSQFTKIITPAITRVVDFAKKLPMFCELPCEDQIILLKGCCMEIMSLRAAVRYDPESETLTLNGEMAVTRGQLKNGGLGVVSDAIFDLGVSLSCFNLDDSEVALLQAVILMSSDRPGLTSVERIEQCQEDFLLAFEHYINYRKHKVPYFWPKLLMKVTDLRMIGACHASRFLHMKVECPTELFPPLFLEVFED; encoded by the exons atgacAGTTTCCATAACAACGAGCCTACTTGTTGACAG gtaTTCTGTTGTCACCAGGGGATGTGATCATGACTCCGAGGCCCTAATTCTCAGAAGTATGTCAG agCAAGCAGGACAATGTAGCCCCAGATGGAAAGAACATGAGCTCATGCAAG GGTACGTACCAAGTTATTTGGATAAGGATGagttgtgtgtagtgtgcagtgaCAAAGCCACCGGCTATCACTACCGTTGTATTACCTGTGAAGGGTGCAAG GGATTTTTCCGACGGACAATCCAGAAGAATTTACATCCGACGTACGCTTGTAAGTACGAAGGGAAGTGTGCCATCGACAAGGTGACCAGGAACCAATGCCAAGAATGCCGCttcaaaaaatgcattgcagttGGCATGGCAACAGACC TTGTGCTGGACGACAGCAAGCGTCTGGCCAAGAGGCGGCTGATTGAGGAGAACAggcagcggcggcagcggcgggagGAGCTCCAGCGGACGGCGTGGAGGAAGCCGGAGCCCACGCCCGACGAGTGGGAGCTGATCCGGGCAGTGACCGAGGCCCACGTGGCCACTAACGCTCAGGGCAACCACTGGAAGCAGAAACGCAAGTTCCTG AGAGCAGTGGAGGTGAAGGAGTCCAAG GCAGAGGACATCGGTCAAGCTCCATTCGTCAATGCGCCAGATGGAAACAAAGTGGACTTAGAAGCCTTCAGTCAGTTTACAAAAATTATCACCCCAGCCATCACCAGGGTGGTGGACTTTGCCAAAAAGCTGCCCATGTTCTGTGAG TTACCATGCGAGGACCAGATTATTCTTCTGAAAGGCTGCTGTATGGAGATCATGTCACTGCGGGCGGCGGTGCGCTACGACCCAGAGAGCGAGACGCTCACACTGAACGGGGAAATGGCTGTGACTCGGGGTCAGCTGAAGAACGGGGGGCTGGGCGTTGTGTCAGACGCCATCTTTGATCTGGGCGTGTCCCTGTCCTGCTTCAACCTGGATGATTCTGAGGTGGCTCTACTGCAGGCTGTCATCCTCATGTCCTCAG ACCGTCCGGGCCTGACGAGCGTGGAACGGATCGAACAGTGCCAGGAGGACTTCCTCCTGGCCTTCGAGCACTACATCAACTATCGCAAACACAAGGTGCCATACTTCTGGCCCAAGCTGCTGATGAAGGTGACGGACCTGCGCATGATTGGGGCGTGCCACGCCAGCCGCTTCCTGCACATGAAGGTGGAGTGTCCCACCGAACTCTTCCCCCCGCTCTTCCTGGAAGTGTTTGAAGACTAA
- the LOC118231004 gene encoding thyroid hormone receptor beta-like isoform X7, producing the protein MQGYVPSYLDKDELCVVCSDKATGYHYRCITCEGCKGFFRRTIQKNLHPTYACKYEGKCAIDKVTRNQCQECRFKKCIAVGMATDLVLDDSKRLAKRRLIEENRQRRQRREELQRTAWRKPEPTPDEWELIRAVTEAHVATNAQGNHWKQKRKFLSGQKVREAGDSVFLSTAALTHWNIFLPPQNRAVEVKESKAEDIGQAPFVNAPDGNKVDLEAFSQFTKIITPAITRVVDFAKKLPMFCELPCEDQIILLKGCCMEIMSLRAAVRYDPESETLTLNGEMAVTRGQLKNGGLGVVSDAIFDLGVSLSCFNLDDSEVALLQAVILMSSDRPGLTSVERIEQCQEDFLLAFEHYINYRKHKVPYFWPKLLMKVTDLRMIGACHASRFLHMKVECPTELFPPLFLEVFED; encoded by the exons ATGCAAG GGTACGTACCAAGTTATTTGGATAAGGATGagttgtgtgtagtgtgcagtgaCAAAGCCACCGGCTATCACTACCGTTGTATTACCTGTGAAGGGTGCAAG GGATTTTTCCGACGGACAATCCAGAAGAATTTACATCCGACGTACGCTTGTAAGTACGAAGGGAAGTGTGCCATCGACAAGGTGACCAGGAACCAATGCCAAGAATGCCGCttcaaaaaatgcattgcagttGGCATGGCAACAGACC TTGTGCTGGACGACAGCAAGCGTCTGGCCAAGAGGCGGCTGATTGAGGAGAACAggcagcggcggcagcggcgggagGAGCTCCAGCGGACGGCGTGGAGGAAGCCGGAGCCCACGCCCGACGAGTGGGAGCTGATCCGGGCAGTGACCGAGGCCCACGTGGCCACTAACGCTCAGGGCAACCACTGGAAGCAGAAACGCAAGTTCCTG AGTGGGCAGAAAGTAAGAGAAGCTGGAGACTCTGTTTTCCTCAGcactgcagctttaactcacTGGAACATCTTCCTTCCTCCTCAAAAT AGAGCAGTGGAGGTGAAGGAGTCCAAG GCAGAGGACATCGGTCAAGCTCCATTCGTCAATGCGCCAGATGGAAACAAAGTGGACTTAGAAGCCTTCAGTCAGTTTACAAAAATTATCACCCCAGCCATCACCAGGGTGGTGGACTTTGCCAAAAAGCTGCCCATGTTCTGTGAG TTACCATGCGAGGACCAGATTATTCTTCTGAAAGGCTGCTGTATGGAGATCATGTCACTGCGGGCGGCGGTGCGCTACGACCCAGAGAGCGAGACGCTCACACTGAACGGGGAAATGGCTGTGACTCGGGGTCAGCTGAAGAACGGGGGGCTGGGCGTTGTGTCAGACGCCATCTTTGATCTGGGCGTGTCCCTGTCCTGCTTCAACCTGGATGATTCTGAGGTGGCTCTACTGCAGGCTGTCATCCTCATGTCCTCAG ACCGTCCGGGCCTGACGAGCGTGGAACGGATCGAACAGTGCCAGGAGGACTTCCTCCTGGCCTTCGAGCACTACATCAACTATCGCAAACACAAGGTGCCATACTTCTGGCCCAAGCTGCTGATGAAGGTGACGGACCTGCGCATGATTGGGGCGTGCCACGCCAGCCGCTTCCTGCACATGAAGGTGGAGTGTCCCACCGAACTCTTCCCCCCGCTCTTCCTGGAAGTGTTTGAAGACTAA
- the LOC118231004 gene encoding thyroid hormone receptor beta-like isoform X5 — protein sequence MSEQAGQCSPRWKEHELMQGYVPSYLDKDELCVVCSDKATGYHYRCITCEGCKGFFRRTIQKNLHPTYACKYEGKCAIDKVTRNQCQECRFKKCIAVGMATDLVLDDSKRLAKRRLIEENRQRRQRREELQRTAWRKPEPTPDEWELIRAVTEAHVATNAQGNHWKQKRKFLSGQKVREAGDSVFLSTAALTHWNIFLPPQNRAVEVKESKAEDIGQAPFVNAPDGNKVDLEAFSQFTKIITPAITRVVDFAKKLPMFCELPCEDQIILLKGCCMEIMSLRAAVRYDPESETLTLNGEMAVTRGQLKNGGLGVVSDAIFDLGVSLSCFNLDDSEVALLQAVILMSSDRPGLTSVERIEQCQEDFLLAFEHYINYRKHKVPYFWPKLLMKVTDLRMIGACHASRFLHMKVECPTELFPPLFLEVFED from the exons ATGTCAG agCAAGCAGGACAATGTAGCCCCAGATGGAAAGAACATGAGCTCATGCAAG GGTACGTACCAAGTTATTTGGATAAGGATGagttgtgtgtagtgtgcagtgaCAAAGCCACCGGCTATCACTACCGTTGTATTACCTGTGAAGGGTGCAAG GGATTTTTCCGACGGACAATCCAGAAGAATTTACATCCGACGTACGCTTGTAAGTACGAAGGGAAGTGTGCCATCGACAAGGTGACCAGGAACCAATGCCAAGAATGCCGCttcaaaaaatgcattgcagttGGCATGGCAACAGACC TTGTGCTGGACGACAGCAAGCGTCTGGCCAAGAGGCGGCTGATTGAGGAGAACAggcagcggcggcagcggcgggagGAGCTCCAGCGGACGGCGTGGAGGAAGCCGGAGCCCACGCCCGACGAGTGGGAGCTGATCCGGGCAGTGACCGAGGCCCACGTGGCCACTAACGCTCAGGGCAACCACTGGAAGCAGAAACGCAAGTTCCTG AGTGGGCAGAAAGTAAGAGAAGCTGGAGACTCTGTTTTCCTCAGcactgcagctttaactcacTGGAACATCTTCCTTCCTCCTCAAAAT AGAGCAGTGGAGGTGAAGGAGTCCAAG GCAGAGGACATCGGTCAAGCTCCATTCGTCAATGCGCCAGATGGAAACAAAGTGGACTTAGAAGCCTTCAGTCAGTTTACAAAAATTATCACCCCAGCCATCACCAGGGTGGTGGACTTTGCCAAAAAGCTGCCCATGTTCTGTGAG TTACCATGCGAGGACCAGATTATTCTTCTGAAAGGCTGCTGTATGGAGATCATGTCACTGCGGGCGGCGGTGCGCTACGACCCAGAGAGCGAGACGCTCACACTGAACGGGGAAATGGCTGTGACTCGGGGTCAGCTGAAGAACGGGGGGCTGGGCGTTGTGTCAGACGCCATCTTTGATCTGGGCGTGTCCCTGTCCTGCTTCAACCTGGATGATTCTGAGGTGGCTCTACTGCAGGCTGTCATCCTCATGTCCTCAG ACCGTCCGGGCCTGACGAGCGTGGAACGGATCGAACAGTGCCAGGAGGACTTCCTCCTGGCCTTCGAGCACTACATCAACTATCGCAAACACAAGGTGCCATACTTCTGGCCCAAGCTGCTGATGAAGGTGACGGACCTGCGCATGATTGGGGCGTGCCACGCCAGCCGCTTCCTGCACATGAAGGTGGAGTGTCCCACCGAACTCTTCCCCCCGCTCTTCCTGGAAGTGTTTGAAGACTAA
- the LOC118231004 gene encoding thyroid hormone receptor beta-like isoform X2, whose protein sequence is MMGVVLIYLNLRRGVYSFLFFFLISEQAGQCSPRWKEHELMQGYVPSYLDKDELCVVCSDKATGYHYRCITCEGCKGFFRRTIQKNLHPTYACKYEGKCAIDKVTRNQCQECRFKKCIAVGMATDLVLDDSKRLAKRRLIEENRQRRQRREELQRTAWRKPEPTPDEWELIRAVTEAHVATNAQGNHWKQKRKFLSGQKVREAGDSVFLSTAALTHWNIFLPPQNRAVEVKESKAEDIGQAPFVNAPDGNKVDLEAFSQFTKIITPAITRVVDFAKKLPMFCELPCEDQIILLKGCCMEIMSLRAAVRYDPESETLTLNGEMAVTRGQLKNGGLGVVSDAIFDLGVSLSCFNLDDSEVALLQAVILMSSDRPGLTSVERIEQCQEDFLLAFEHYINYRKHKVPYFWPKLLMKVTDLRMIGACHASRFLHMKVECPTELFPPLFLEVFED, encoded by the exons ATGATGGGGGTTGTTTTGATTTACCTTAATTTAAGAAGGGGGGtttatagttttttgtttttctttttaatttcagagCAAGCAGGACAATGTAGCCCCAGATGGAAAGAACATGAGCTCATGCAAG GGTACGTACCAAGTTATTTGGATAAGGATGagttgtgtgtagtgtgcagtgaCAAAGCCACCGGCTATCACTACCGTTGTATTACCTGTGAAGGGTGCAAG GGATTTTTCCGACGGACAATCCAGAAGAATTTACATCCGACGTACGCTTGTAAGTACGAAGGGAAGTGTGCCATCGACAAGGTGACCAGGAACCAATGCCAAGAATGCCGCttcaaaaaatgcattgcagttGGCATGGCAACAGACC TTGTGCTGGACGACAGCAAGCGTCTGGCCAAGAGGCGGCTGATTGAGGAGAACAggcagcggcggcagcggcgggagGAGCTCCAGCGGACGGCGTGGAGGAAGCCGGAGCCCACGCCCGACGAGTGGGAGCTGATCCGGGCAGTGACCGAGGCCCACGTGGCCACTAACGCTCAGGGCAACCACTGGAAGCAGAAACGCAAGTTCCTG AGTGGGCAGAAAGTAAGAGAAGCTGGAGACTCTGTTTTCCTCAGcactgcagctttaactcacTGGAACATCTTCCTTCCTCCTCAAAAT AGAGCAGTGGAGGTGAAGGAGTCCAAG GCAGAGGACATCGGTCAAGCTCCATTCGTCAATGCGCCAGATGGAAACAAAGTGGACTTAGAAGCCTTCAGTCAGTTTACAAAAATTATCACCCCAGCCATCACCAGGGTGGTGGACTTTGCCAAAAAGCTGCCCATGTTCTGTGAG TTACCATGCGAGGACCAGATTATTCTTCTGAAAGGCTGCTGTATGGAGATCATGTCACTGCGGGCGGCGGTGCGCTACGACCCAGAGAGCGAGACGCTCACACTGAACGGGGAAATGGCTGTGACTCGGGGTCAGCTGAAGAACGGGGGGCTGGGCGTTGTGTCAGACGCCATCTTTGATCTGGGCGTGTCCCTGTCCTGCTTCAACCTGGATGATTCTGAGGTGGCTCTACTGCAGGCTGTCATCCTCATGTCCTCAG ACCGTCCGGGCCTGACGAGCGTGGAACGGATCGAACAGTGCCAGGAGGACTTCCTCCTGGCCTTCGAGCACTACATCAACTATCGCAAACACAAGGTGCCATACTTCTGGCCCAAGCTGCTGATGAAGGTGACGGACCTGCGCATGATTGGGGCGTGCCACGCCAGCCGCTTCCTGCACATGAAGGTGGAGTGTCCCACCGAACTCTTCCCCCCGCTCTTCCTGGAAGTGTTTGAAGACTAA